One genomic segment of Paraburkholderia hospita includes these proteins:
- a CDS encoding MFS transporter has translation MPLALFALTLSAFAIGTTEFVIVGLIPTIAADLGVTLPSAGLLVSLYALSVAIGAPLLTALTGRVPRKTLLIALMALFTIGNLVAWRAPSYESLVVARILTGLAHGVFFSVGSIIATTLVPKEKSASAIATMFSGMTVAFVAGIPLGTFIGQHFGWRATFLVVALFGFVAMLGALFFMPNNLPHKRPAPLSQQARVIVHPRLLLVYAMTAVGYGGSLIAFTFMAPILEQITGFTPSQVSMVLVAYGVSVAAGNVWGGKLADAQGPVKALKRIFLLLAAVLLVFTFTSHNAWLAVLTMLAWGAVAFGNVPGLQVYVVKQAQQFAPQATDVASGFNIAAFNLGVAGGSSLGGVIVAHLGLGHTPWIAAAVTVLAFGLTAWSGRLDRRAGLAGRTAEAVAVTH, from the coding sequence ATGCCACTTGCCCTCTTCGCGCTGACGCTCAGCGCCTTTGCAATCGGGACGACCGAGTTCGTCATCGTTGGACTCATCCCGACGATCGCCGCCGATCTCGGTGTCACGCTCCCCTCCGCGGGTCTGCTCGTCAGTCTTTATGCGTTGAGCGTCGCCATCGGCGCGCCGCTGTTGACCGCGCTGACAGGGCGCGTGCCGCGCAAGACCTTGCTGATCGCGCTAATGGCGCTCTTCACGATCGGCAATCTGGTCGCGTGGCGCGCGCCTTCGTATGAATCGCTTGTCGTGGCGCGCATTCTGACGGGGCTCGCGCACGGCGTGTTCTTCTCGGTCGGCTCGATCATTGCGACAACGCTCGTGCCGAAAGAGAAATCCGCCAGCGCCATCGCCACGATGTTCAGCGGCATGACCGTCGCGTTCGTCGCGGGCATTCCGCTTGGCACGTTCATCGGCCAGCATTTCGGCTGGCGCGCGACGTTTCTCGTCGTCGCGCTGTTCGGCTTCGTCGCGATGCTCGGCGCGTTGTTCTTCATGCCGAACAACCTGCCGCACAAGCGGCCCGCTCCGCTCAGCCAGCAGGCTCGCGTGATCGTCCATCCGCGCCTCTTGCTCGTGTATGCGATGACGGCCGTCGGTTATGGTGGCTCGCTGATCGCGTTCACGTTCATGGCGCCGATTCTCGAACAGATCACGGGATTCACGCCGTCGCAGGTCAGCATGGTGCTCGTCGCGTATGGCGTTTCCGTCGCGGCAGGCAACGTGTGGGGCGGCAAGCTCGCCGACGCGCAAGGACCTGTGAAGGCGCTGAAGCGGATATTCCTGCTGCTCGCTGCCGTGCTGCTGGTGTTCACGTTCACATCGCACAACGCGTGGCTCGCCGTGCTGACCATGCTCGCGTGGGGTGCTGTCGCGTTCGGCAACGTGCCCGGCCTTCAGGTCTATGTCGTCAAGCAGGCGCAGCAGTTCGCGCCGCAAGCAACGGATGTCGCGTCGGGCTTCAACATCGCCGCGTTCAACCTTGGCGTGGCGGGCGGCTCGTCGCTGGGCGGCGTGATCGTCGCGCATCTGGGGCTGGGCCACACGCCGTGGATCGCCGCTGCCGTAACCGTGCTGGCGTTCGGGTTGACGGCGTGGAGCGGCCGCCTCGACCGCCGCGC